A section of the Triticum dicoccoides isolate Atlit2015 ecotype Zavitan chromosome 7A, WEW_v2.0, whole genome shotgun sequence genome encodes:
- the LOC119328062 gene encoding GDSL esterase/lipase At5g37690-like: MAALSSTAAAIAILALATVAGVALGTTAAAKKGPVIYIFGDSMSDVGNNNYLLLSIAKCNYPWYGIDYEGGYPTGRFTNGRTIGDIMAAKFGVPPPPPFLSLYMTDDEVLGGVNFASGGAGLLNETGIYFVEYLSFDNQISYFEQIKNAMVGKIGKKAAEEVVNGAIFQIGLGSNDYVNNFLRPFMADGLVYTHDQFIGLLMDTIDQQLTRLYHLGARNVWFTGLAPLGCIPSQRVLSDNGECLEDVNAYALQFNAAAKELLDRLNAKLPGARMSLADCYSVVMELIEHPRKYGFTTSHTSCCDVDTSVGGLCLPTADVCDDRSQFVFWDAYHTSDAANQVIAGRLYADMVSAGDVQQGNTTVSDAPRVVRSPRPVPPPRPAVRGGNTTSAPRASPTARPVNGNGTTSAPRASPAARPVNGNGTTSAPPVVGSSSHAAPPPKP, encoded by the exons ATGGCAGCTCTCAGCTCCACGGCCGCGGCCATTGCCATCCTCGCGCTGGCGACCGTGGCCGGCGTAGCTCTAGGGACGACGGCGGCGGCAAAGAAGGGGCCGGTGATCTACATATTCGGCGACTCGATGTCGGACGTCGGCAACAACAACTAcctcctcctctccatcgccaAGTGCAACTACCCCTGGTACGGGATTGACTACGAAGGCGGCTACCCCACCGGGAGGTTCACCAATGGCAGGACCATCGGAGACATCATGG CTGCCAAGTTTGgcgtgccaccgccgccgccgttcctcTCCCTGTACATGACCGACGACGAGGTTCTCGGCGGCGTCAACttcgcgtccggcggcgcgggacTTCTCAACGAGACCGGCATTTACTTC GTCGAGTACCTGTCGTTCGACAACCAGATATCCTACTTCGAGCAGATCAAGAACGCCATGGTCGGCAAGATcggcaagaaggccgccgaggaagtGGTCAATGGCGCAATCTTCCAGATCGGGCTTG GGAGCAACGACTACGTCAACAACTTCTTGCGGCCGTTCATGGCGGACGGCCTCGTGTACACCCACGACCAGTTCATCGGCCTGCTCATGGACACCATCGACCAGCAGCTCACG AGGCTGTACCATCTCGGGGCGCGTAATGTGTGGTTCACGGGGCTCGCGCCGCTCGGCTGCATCCCGTCGCAGCGCGTCCTCTCGGACAACGGCGAGTGCCTTGAAGACGTGAACGCGTACGCCCTTCAGTTCAACGCCGCGGCCAAGGAGCTGCTGGACCGCCTCAACGCCAAGCTCCCCGGCGCGCGCATGTCCCTCGCCGACTGCTACTCCGTCGTCATGGAGCTCATCGAGCACCCCAGGAAATACG GTTTCACGACGTCCCACACGTCGTGCTGCGACGTGGACACGTCGGTGGGGGGCCTGTGCCTGCCGACGGCGGACGTCTGCGACGACCGCAGCCAGTTCGTGTTCTGGGACGCGTACCACACCTCCGACGCGGCCAACCAGGTCATCGCCGGCCGCCTCTACGCCGACATGGTGAGCGCCGGCGACGTGCAGCAGGGCAACACCACCGTCTCCGACGCGCCTCGCGTCGTCCGGTCACCACGCCCCGTGCCGCCTCCCCGGCCCGCGGTGCGTGGCGGCAACACCACCTCCGCGCCCCGCGCCTCGCCCACTGCGAGGCCTGTGAATGGCAACGGCACCACCTCTGCGCCCCGCGCCTCGCCCGCCGCGAGGCCTGTGAACGGCAACGGCACCACTTCTGCGCCTCCCGTCGTCGGATCATCCTcccacgccgcgccgcctcccAAGCCTTGA
- the LOC119330988 gene encoding probable E3 ubiquitin-protein ligase ATL45 — MAWLLLLMPIVGFLAAIAVILWSACGGERAAEANAPGRRLGRLAEVMEAIERAQQMRPATVASEPVAPAPAVELGYFPYSAEGRRASERLVCAICLEEFQQGQPCSEVPACRHVFHRYCIDVWMKSKATCPLCRRSVVAGLERVSAADDMV; from the coding sequence ATGGCGTGGCTTCTGCTCTTGATGCCTATTGTGGGGTTCTTGGCGGCAATCGCAGTGATCCTCTGGAGCGCCTGCGGCGGCGAGCGGGCGGCGGAAGCGAACGCACCCGGGCGACGATTGGGCCGATTGGCCGAGGTGATGGAGGCCATTGAACGGGCGCAGCAGATGAGGCCGGCCACGGTGGCGTCAGAGCcggtggcgccggcgccggcggtggAGCTGGGGTACTTCCCGTACTCGGCGGAGGGCAGGCGGGCGTCGGAGAGGCTGGTGTGCGCCATCTGCCTGGAGGAGTTCCAGCAGGGGCAGCCGTGCAGCGAGGTGCCGGCGTGCCGGCACGTCTTCCACCGCTACTGCATCGACGTGTGGATGAAGAGCAAGGCCACCTGCCCGCTGTGCAGAAGGAGTGTCGTGGCCGGGTTAGAACGAGTATCGGCTGCCGATGACATGGTTTAG